A genomic stretch from Deltaproteobacteria bacterium HGW-Deltaproteobacteria-18 includes:
- a CDS encoding tRNA nucleotidyltransferase produces the protein MKIYLVGGAVRDQVRGQKPVDLDFVAIGGDERELRRRVPGLVRVGQGIPVFVRGTSQYTISDFSSIEEDLQSRDLTINALARDDAGEIVAHPQALSDLREKILRPVAPANFLADPLRAIRAARFSAVFPDFTVHAQLLEAMHGVTVDALGRVAAERVGQEVLKACAASAPGNFLRMLQAGGKLEPWLVEFRDAHTMPAGPPQFHDASVLEHTARVMDRCAGNALGVWMALCHDLGKTVTPPELLPRHHGHEAVGPDMARELALRLRLPNRHGAAGRLAARWHMAAGRYADLKPSTRVRLLLELDKAGIMESFFRLVAADHGGEQLETARRDLDLIKSVRLPDKHRDLGPKSADILLQMRCEALAGRSRRETADGDGRAGTSG, from the coding sequence ATGAAAATTTATCTTGTCGGCGGGGCGGTGCGCGATCAGGTGCGGGGGCAAAAACCCGTGGACCTCGATTTTGTGGCCATCGGCGGGGACGAACGGGAGCTGAGGCGGCGGGTACCGGGGCTGGTCAGGGTCGGGCAAGGCATCCCGGTCTTTGTGCGTGGAACCAGTCAGTACACGATCTCGGATTTTTCGAGCATAGAGGAAGATCTTCAGTCCCGCGACCTGACCATAAACGCCCTGGCCAGGGACGATGCCGGCGAGATTGTGGCCCACCCCCAGGCGCTCAGCGATCTGCGCGAGAAGATTCTGCGCCCCGTGGCACCGGCCAACTTTCTGGCCGATCCGCTACGGGCGATCCGCGCGGCCCGGTTTTCCGCCGTATTTCCAGATTTCACGGTGCACGCGCAATTGCTGGAGGCCATGCACGGTGTTACGGTCGATGCGCTTGGCCGGGTGGCTGCGGAGAGGGTCGGACAGGAGGTCTTGAAGGCCTGCGCCGCGTCTGCGCCGGGAAATTTTTTGCGCATGCTGCAGGCCGGGGGCAAGCTCGAACCGTGGCTGGTCGAGTTCAGGGATGCGCACACCATGCCGGCCGGTCCGCCCCAGTTTCACGATGCGAGCGTGCTGGAGCATACCGCCAGGGTTATGGACAGGTGCGCCGGGAACGCTCTCGGGGTCTGGATGGCGCTGTGTCACGATCTGGGCAAGACCGTGACGCCTCCAGAGCTTCTGCCTCGGCATCACGGCCACGAGGCGGTCGGCCCGGACATGGCGCGGGAACTGGCCCTGCGCCTGCGCCTCCCGAACCGCCACGGTGCGGCCGGACGTTTGGCCGCGCGCTGGCACATGGCCGCCGGACGTTACGCAGACCTCAAGCCCTCGACCAGGGTGCGCCTGCTGCTGGAACTCGACAAGGCCGGGATAATGGAGAGTTTTTTCCGGCTGGTGGCGGCGGATCACGGCGGCGAACAGCTGGAGACGGCGCGGCGCGATCTGGATCTGATCAAGTCCGTGCGTCTGCCGGACAAGCATCGTGACCTGGGTCCCAAAAGTGCGGACATCCTGTTGCAGATGCGTTGCGAGGCACTTGCGGGCAGGTCCCGGCGCGAAACGGCAGATGGAGACGGCAGGGCGGGTACGTCGGGATGA
- a CDS encoding metal-dependent phosphohydrolase, which yields MKPHRYRRRDILRLLGTGCVITLCVVVLHVMRPELLTHFERKVYDVLLSQTSQRTPGPVPVLIAIDDKSLTELGQWPWPRHLLASLITRLRDAGADIVTLDLILSARDRTSPLLVQEELRQATGFSIDLQGLPRNRLDHDRLLAEALAQLPTVLGYKLLFTPNSSNDPFCDVHPILSGQTMPGGFSLHTADSAVCPLTILTAAATNSGFINALPDSDGVIRRIPLTALHADELLPSLILATVMTRGEAAIGLGQDADGNFVQFGRKRTHIDAQGNVLLRYRGPSGTFATYSAADILSGPLPNLQGCVAIVGPTASGLGDNHVTPVGRVFPGIEIHATLLDNLLQNDALTRPAWAIGAEACAIVIVGLLSSLLMMFAGPLFCAASLVLGVTGAWSASLWLLNGPGYWVSPLTTEIILLGNMALLSLVKYGMEERELRIRSKQLLNAQDATIMSLTALAETRDPETGGHIRRTREYILVLARVLARKSKYKKHLDREALELLYKSAPLHDIGKVGIADSILLKPGSLTREEFREMQRHTTLGSETLAEAERQSTDSGDRSFLALAREIALSHHEKWDGTGYPHGLKGEAIPIGGRLMALADVYDALVTKRVYKDAMPHDEACQIILDGRGSHFDPDVVDAFELSQQEFLEIRTRYD from the coding sequence ATGAAGCCACACAGATACCGCCGCCGGGACATCCTTCGCCTGCTGGGCACCGGATGCGTCATCACGCTCTGTGTCGTGGTCCTGCATGTCATGCGCCCGGAGTTGCTCACCCACTTCGAGCGCAAGGTCTATGATGTGCTGCTGTCCCAAACCAGTCAGCGGACACCGGGGCCTGTGCCGGTACTCATCGCCATCGACGACAAGTCCCTGACCGAACTGGGTCAATGGCCCTGGCCGCGACATTTGCTGGCAAGCCTGATCACCCGCCTGCGCGATGCCGGCGCAGACATCGTGACCCTGGACCTGATCCTCTCCGCCCGCGACAGGACCTCCCCGCTGCTGGTACAGGAAGAACTGCGCCAAGCAACGGGATTCTCAATTGATCTTCAAGGGTTGCCCCGGAACAGGCTGGACCATGACCGTCTGCTGGCGGAAGCTCTGGCACAATTGCCGACCGTTCTGGGCTACAAGCTGCTCTTTACCCCGAATAGCAGCAACGACCCCTTCTGCGACGTTCATCCGATCCTCTCCGGACAAACCATGCCTGGCGGATTTTCGCTGCACACGGCAGATAGCGCCGTCTGCCCCCTGACGATCCTGACAGCGGCCGCGACAAATTCAGGTTTCATCAACGCCCTGCCCGACTCCGACGGAGTCATCCGAAGAATCCCGCTCACGGCGCTGCACGCGGACGAACTGCTGCCAAGCCTGATCCTGGCAACGGTCATGACCCGGGGCGAAGCCGCCATCGGTCTGGGGCAAGATGCCGACGGAAACTTCGTGCAGTTTGGCCGCAAGCGCACGCACATCGACGCGCAGGGCAACGTGCTGCTCAGATATCGCGGCCCCAGCGGAACCTTTGCCACGTACTCCGCGGCCGACATTCTCAGCGGCCCCCTGCCGAACTTGCAGGGCTGTGTGGCCATTGTCGGCCCTACAGCCTCAGGGCTTGGCGACAATCATGTCACTCCCGTGGGCCGGGTCTTTCCGGGCATTGAAATCCATGCCACCCTGCTCGACAACCTGCTCCAGAATGACGCCCTCACCCGACCGGCCTGGGCCATCGGAGCGGAAGCATGCGCCATCGTGATCGTCGGCCTCCTGTCGAGCCTGTTGATGATGTTCGCCGGCCCCCTGTTCTGCGCGGCCAGTCTGGTCCTGGGGGTGACAGGGGCGTGGAGCGCCAGCCTCTGGCTTCTGAACGGACCCGGCTACTGGGTTTCGCCTTTGACCACTGAAATAATCCTGCTGGGCAACATGGCTCTTTTGAGCCTCGTCAAATACGGCATGGAGGAACGCGAATTGCGCATCCGCAGCAAGCAGCTGCTCAACGCCCAGGACGCCACCATCATGAGCCTCACCGCGCTGGCCGAAACTCGCGACCCCGAAACCGGCGGGCACATCCGGCGCACTCGCGAATATATCCTCGTCCTGGCCCGCGTCCTGGCCCGAAAATCAAAGTACAAAAAACATCTCGACCGGGAGGCCCTCGAACTGCTCTACAAATCCGCGCCCCTGCACGATATTGGCAAGGTCGGCATAGCCGACAGCATCCTGCTCAAGCCAGGCTCGCTGACCCGCGAAGAATTCAGGGAGATGCAGCGTCACACCACCCTTGGATCCGAAACCCTGGCCGAGGCGGAACGCCAGAGCACGGACAGCGGTGACCGCTCATTCCTGGCTCTGGCGCGCGAAATCGCTCTCTCCCACCATGAAAAATGGGACGGCACAGGCTATCCGCATGGGCTCAAAGGAGAGGCCATCCCCATCGGGGGCAGGCTCATGGCGCTGGCCGATGTCTATGATGCGCTGGTCACGAAACGCGTCTACAAGGACGCCATGCCGCACGATGAGGCCTGTCAGATCATCCTGGACGGACGCGGCTCCCATTTCGATCCGGACGTAGTCGATGCATTCGAACTGTCTCAGCAAGAGTTCCTGGAGATCCGCACCCGCTACGACTGA
- a CDS encoding ABC transporter substrate-binding protein, whose product MIVLLVLPVSARADQVFTGSPFWEGFTSEEGQGLYHDLMRAIYGPGGNTIRHLEVPAKRGLIMVREGTIDIYTCLSDPVDGLQLAEEPMYEGEFHAIFRKDVSPYWDGVTSMANKRLVWRLGYYSPKDFPVPIQFSETISGTEALERVLRGGADFYVDDRNLILESMRNLKTPLDENDFRIESVGFRQYFPVFSTSERGRKLRRIFEEGMHALADQGKLAPIYEKWRLPMPRKYQR is encoded by the coding sequence ATGATCGTTCTCCTGGTTCTCCCCGTGTCCGCACGCGCGGACCAGGTGTTCACCGGATCCCCGTTCTGGGAGGGCTTCACCAGCGAGGAAGGCCAAGGACTTTACCATGACCTGATGCGCGCCATCTATGGCCCCGGCGGTAACACGATCCGCCATCTGGAGGTGCCGGCCAAACGCGGGCTCATCATGGTCCGCGAAGGCACAATCGACATCTACACATGCCTTTCGGACCCCGTTGACGGCCTGCAACTGGCTGAGGAACCCATGTACGAAGGCGAATTCCACGCCATTTTCCGCAAGGACGTCTCCCCTTACTGGGACGGAGTAACCTCCATGGCGAACAAACGGCTGGTGTGGAGGCTTGGATATTACAGCCCCAAGGATTTTCCGGTACCCATCCAGTTCAGCGAAACCATCAGCGGGACCGAGGCCCTGGAGCGGGTCCTCCGCGGAGGAGCGGATTTCTATGTCGACGACCGCAACCTCATCTTGGAATCCATGCGGAATCTCAAGACACCGCTCGATGAAAATGATTTCCGCATCGAATCCGTGGGATTTCGCCAGTATTTTCCGGTCTTCTCCACTTCCGAACGGGGCCGGAAGTTGCGCAGGATCTTTGAGGAAGGCATGCACGCCCTGGCCGATCAGGGCAAGCTGGCCCCGATCTACGAAAAATGGCGTCTGCCCATGCCGAGAAAATATCAAAGATAG
- a CDS encoding phosphopentomutase, translating to MRRVCLLVLDSLGVGGAPDADQFKDLGADTLGHIAKVCAQGLADDGRKGPLRLPVLSSLGLGLAAELSTGTLPPGLEVPGQVLGRHGCASEISRGKDTPSGHFEMTGAPVLFDWGYFEQDTNSIPEDLLDELVSRAALPGVLGNCKASGIEILTRHGEEHLRSGRPIVYTSVDSVLQIAAHEEAFGLERLLKVCSIARELADKYRIARVIARPFVGKDRNTFTRTGNRRDFSIPAPSPTVLDLLTAAGGTVLCVGKVGDIFAHRGVGKSIRAHGHDQLMAATLAAFESAGDRTLVMTNFVDFDSVHGHRRDVAGYARALEALDARLPELLSRLMPGDLCILTADHGCDPTWPGTDHTRERVPVLAHGPGIASGCMGVRDTLSDIGASVTQFFGMDGTGHGRSFFAQDELSNLF from the coding sequence ATGAGGCGGGTCTGTCTGCTCGTGCTCGATTCCCTGGGGGTGGGCGGAGCTCCGGATGCGGACCAGTTCAAGGATCTTGGCGCGGACACGCTGGGGCACATCGCAAAAGTCTGCGCCCAAGGGTTGGCCGACGACGGCCGCAAGGGTCCGCTTCGGCTCCCGGTGCTATCTTCCCTGGGACTGGGTCTGGCGGCCGAGCTGTCCACTGGAACGCTTCCTCCCGGCCTGGAGGTGCCCGGACAGGTTCTGGGCAGGCACGGATGCGCCTCGGAAATCAGCCGGGGCAAGGACACCCCGAGCGGTCATTTCGAAATGACAGGGGCTCCGGTACTCTTTGACTGGGGCTATTTCGAGCAGGACACGAACTCCATCCCTGAAGATCTGCTGGACGAGCTGGTGTCCCGCGCCGCCCTGCCCGGGGTGCTGGGCAATTGCAAGGCCTCAGGCATCGAAATTCTGACCCGCCACGGCGAGGAACATCTGCGCAGCGGCCGGCCCATCGTCTATACCTCCGTGGATTCAGTGCTGCAGATTGCGGCCCACGAAGAGGCCTTCGGCCTTGAGCGTCTGCTCAAAGTCTGCTCCATCGCCCGGGAACTGGCGGACAAATACCGCATCGCCAGGGTTATCGCCCGGCCTTTTGTGGGCAAAGACAGGAATACGTTTACGCGTACCGGCAACCGGCGCGATTTTTCAATCCCCGCTCCTTCGCCCACTGTGCTGGATCTTTTGACGGCGGCTGGAGGAACGGTCTTGTGTGTTGGCAAGGTCGGAGATATTTTTGCTCATCGGGGGGTTGGCAAAAGCATCCGCGCCCATGGCCACGACCAGCTCATGGCCGCGACCCTGGCCGCCTTTGAGAGCGCCGGGGACCGGACATTGGTCATGACGAATTTCGTTGATTTTGATTCGGTTCATGGTCATCGTCGGGACGTGGCCGGTTATGCCCGCGCGCTTGAGGCCCTGGATGCACGTCTGCCCGAATTGTTGTCGCGGCTCATGCCTGGAGACCTGTGCATTCTGACCGCCGATCACGGCTGCGACCCGACCTGGCCCGGCACGGATCATACGCGGGAGCGGGTACCTGTGCTGGCTCATGGTCCAGGAATTGCCTCCGGATGCATGGGTGTCCGCGACACACTGAGCGATATTGGGGCCTCCGTTACGCAATTTTTCGGAATGGATGGAACCGGGCATGGCCGGTCTTTTTTTGCTCAAGATGAGCTCTCAAACCTTTTTTAA
- the deoC gene encoding deoxyribose-phosphate aldolase has translation MQDTPIRSGQRMVSLLDLTSLSGVETDADIEALCSRASGPCGQIAAICVFPRHLPKVKACLQRSSLQGIELATVVNFPGGDLDPEGSVREIEVALALGATEVDLVFPYRAFLAGRESEVEKYLDLCRRVCPVRLKVILETGVLGNREAIRAAGSLAVDHGADFLKTSTGKAAIHATPEAARIMLEVSAQKGASTGFKASGGLRTMADAQVYLDLAEEIMGRDWISPRTFRFGASGLLDDILARTCPSGKCPSGTSPSECA, from the coding sequence ATGCAGGATACTCCGATTCGATCCGGGCAGAGAATGGTTTCTCTTCTGGATCTGACCTCCCTGTCCGGCGTCGAGACCGACGCCGATATCGAGGCGCTTTGCTCCCGGGCGTCCGGGCCTTGCGGCCAGATTGCCGCCATCTGCGTTTTTCCCCGCCACCTTCCCAAGGTGAAGGCGTGCCTGCAGCGCAGCTCTCTTCAGGGAATAGAGCTGGCCACGGTGGTGAATTTTCCGGGGGGCGACCTTGACCCTGAGGGCAGCGTCCGCGAGATCGAAGTGGCCCTTGCCCTTGGCGCCACGGAAGTGGATCTTGTATTTCCCTACCGGGCGTTTTTGGCTGGCCGGGAAAGCGAGGTGGAAAAGTATCTCGATCTATGCCGCCGTGTCTGCCCGGTGCGGCTCAAGGTCATCCTCGAGACGGGGGTACTCGGGAACCGGGAGGCGATCCGTGCGGCCGGCAGTCTGGCGGTGGACCACGGCGCCGATTTTTTGAAGACCTCCACGGGCAAGGCCGCGATCCATGCCACGCCCGAGGCGGCCCGGATCATGCTCGAAGTCAGCGCCCAAAAGGGCGCGTCGACGGGCTTCAAGGCTTCAGGCGGGTTGCGCACCATGGCAGACGCCCAAGTTTATCTGGATTTGGCGGAGGAGATCATGGGCAGGGACTGGATCAGCCCACGCACTTTCCGCTTCGGGGCCAGCGGTCTGCTGGACGACATCCTGGCCCGGACGTGTCCATCCGGGAAATGTCCATCGGGGACGTCGCCGTCGGAGTGCGCATGA
- a CDS encoding OmpA family protein, with translation MIARTLFLILCLAFAGCATKGTTVVLLADPDGSVGQVKVSTPAGTQNLSAAGHSTRVSDSSAAPSALRTLDQEKIEHEYGQVLQAMPNPPETFLLYFEYGRAELTAESKPVPLMIIEAITRRNSRDVRINGHSDTVGHREDNARLSLERAESARDILAGQGVDPSIMKVFSHGEGNLLIPTADEIPEPRNRRVEVLVR, from the coding sequence ATGATCGCGCGGACTCTCTTTCTCATCCTTTGTCTGGCCTTTGCCGGTTGCGCAACCAAGGGCACAACCGTAGTCCTGCTCGCGGACCCCGACGGCTCGGTCGGGCAGGTAAAGGTCAGCACTCCGGCCGGAACGCAAAATCTTTCCGCAGCCGGACACAGCACAAGAGTCAGCGATTCCTCGGCCGCCCCCAGCGCACTGCGGACCCTCGATCAGGAAAAGATTGAGCACGAGTATGGCCAGGTTCTCCAGGCGATGCCCAATCCGCCCGAAACCTTCCTGCTCTACTTTGAATACGGCAGAGCGGAACTGACCGCCGAGTCGAAGCCCGTTCCACTCATGATCATCGAAGCCATCACCAGACGCAATTCCCGCGATGTGCGCATCAACGGCCACTCGGACACTGTCGGACATCGAGAAGACAACGCCCGCCTGTCTCTGGAGCGTGCGGAGAGCGCGCGGGATATCCTGGCCGGACAGGGAGTCGATCCGTCCATCATGAAGGTGTTTTCCCACGGTGAGGGCAATCTGCTCATCCCCACCGCCGACGAAATTCCCGAACCCAGGAACCGCCGCGTGGAAGTACTGGTCCGCTGA
- the recQ gene encoding DNA helicase RecQ — protein MPKPIDVLRTVFGFDGFVGPQEAIIETLLAGRDAVVLMPTGGGKSLCYQIPALIRPGTAVVVSPLIALMRDQVQSLTQNGVRAAYLNSSLSAAEARGVEAELLAGRLDLIYVAPERLFMPGFLEQLGRVPLALFAIDEAHCVSQWGHDFRPEYTRLGMIAQRFPEVPRLALTATADDLTRADIIRQLGLESARVFASGFDRPNIRYLVALKDHPEQQLAAFLRAQPAGDAGIVYRMSRKKVEATAASLGKLGLTALPYHAGLDPATRERNQERFMREDGVIMVATVAFGMGVDKPNVRFVVHLDPPTSLEAYHQETGRAGRDGLPAVALMTYGLGDIAMLRRLVAMDAGTTRLPADSQEGRAESRVRHERLKQQKLTSLLGYCETTNCRRQVLLRYFGQDLPEPCGNCDICLEPVESWEGTVAAQKALSTIYRVQEGFGAGHLADVLVGKQTKAIERWGHGTVSTFGIGTELSRPEWLSVYRQLVAAGLADVDMEGYGALKLNAHSWEVMRGGRSVPLRRDPVPVRGVQKTLAPKMAEVSSPEARELWENLRALRLEISREQGVPPYAVFSDRTLLEMVRYRPRVVEDLQGISGVGRMKLGAYGERFVEILQRHESEHGRPDDVPDAPAPRVQKTRPAAQVLSGTEQTSLDLFQENGSVEAVAEARGLKPATIYGHLVKAIALGHVSAAQATGLSRGQLSRIEDSIRSMRLRGAASLGAVIEALDGEFSYEILRCVQAGMLREQAEQE, from the coding sequence ATGCCCAAACCCATTGATGTTCTGCGTACGGTTTTCGGTTTCGACGGGTTCGTCGGACCGCAGGAAGCCATTATCGAAACCCTGCTGGCCGGGCGTGATGCCGTTGTGCTCATGCCCACCGGCGGGGGGAAATCCCTGTGCTATCAGATTCCCGCCCTGATCCGACCCGGCACCGCCGTTGTCGTCTCCCCGCTCATCGCGCTCATGCGCGATCAGGTGCAGAGCCTGACTCAAAACGGCGTGCGCGCGGCCTACCTGAACTCCTCGCTTTCAGCGGCCGAAGCCCGGGGAGTCGAGGCCGAACTGCTGGCCGGACGGCTGGATCTGATTTATGTTGCCCCTGAACGCCTTTTCATGCCTGGTTTTCTGGAGCAGCTCGGGCGTGTTCCACTGGCGCTTTTCGCCATTGATGAAGCGCACTGCGTGTCCCAGTGGGGCCACGATTTCAGGCCTGAATATACGCGTCTCGGAATGATCGCCCAGCGTTTTCCAGAGGTGCCGCGTCTGGCCCTGACCGCCACGGCCGATGATTTGACCCGGGCGGACATCATCCGCCAGCTTGGACTTGAGTCGGCGCGGGTATTTGCCTCGGGTTTTGACCGTCCCAACATCCGCTATCTAGTCGCGCTGAAGGATCATCCCGAGCAGCAGCTGGCCGCTTTTCTGCGCGCGCAGCCTGCAGGCGATGCGGGCATCGTCTACCGCATGTCCCGCAAGAAGGTCGAGGCCACTGCCGCGAGTCTCGGCAAACTGGGCCTTACGGCCCTGCCCTACCACGCGGGGCTGGATCCGGCCACGCGGGAGCGAAACCAGGAGCGTTTCATGCGCGAGGACGGGGTGATCATGGTCGCCACCGTCGCTTTCGGCATGGGCGTGGACAAGCCCAACGTGCGTTTCGTGGTGCACCTCGATCCGCCCACGAGCCTTGAGGCCTACCATCAGGAAACCGGGCGTGCGGGGCGCGACGGTCTGCCCGCCGTGGCTCTGATGACCTACGGTCTGGGCGACATCGCCATGTTGCGGCGACTGGTGGCCATGGACGCCGGCACGACCCGCCTCCCTGCCGATTCTCAGGAAGGACGGGCGGAAAGCCGGGTGCGGCACGAACGGCTCAAGCAGCAGAAGCTGACCTCGCTGCTCGGCTACTGCGAGACCACCAACTGCCGGCGGCAGGTGCTGCTGCGCTATTTCGGCCAGGACCTGCCCGAGCCCTGCGGAAACTGCGACATCTGTCTTGAGCCTGTTGAATCCTGGGAGGGGACGGTGGCGGCCCAGAAGGCCCTGTCCACCATCTATCGGGTGCAGGAAGGTTTTGGCGCGGGGCATCTGGCCGATGTGCTGGTCGGCAAGCAGACGAAGGCCATCGAGCGCTGGGGGCATGGGACGGTCTCGACTTTCGGCATCGGCACGGAGCTCTCCCGTCCGGAGTGGCTGAGCGTCTATCGTCAGCTGGTGGCGGCAGGGCTGGCCGACGTTGACATGGAAGGGTATGGGGCCCTTAAGCTCAATGCCCACAGCTGGGAAGTCATGAGGGGCGGGCGATCCGTGCCTCTGCGCCGGGACCCTGTGCCGGTCAGGGGGGTGCAAAAAACCCTGGCGCCCAAGATGGCGGAAGTGTCCTCGCCCGAGGCCCGCGAACTGTGGGAAAATCTGCGCGCATTGCGGCTGGAGATCTCCCGCGAACAGGGCGTGCCGCCCTACGCGGTTTTTTCCGACCGGACTCTTCTGGAGATGGTCCGCTACAGGCCTCGGGTCGTCGAGGACCTGCAAGGCATCAGCGGGGTGGGACGAATGAAGCTTGGGGCCTATGGGGAGCGTTTTGTCGAGATTCTGCAACGTCACGAATCCGAACATGGCCGACCGGATGACGTCCCTGACGCTCCCGCGCCGCGCGTCCAGAAGACCAGGCCCGCAGCGCAGGTTCTGTCCGGCACGGAACAGACCAGCCTGGATCTTTTCCAGGAAAACGGCAGTGTCGAGGCGGTAGCCGAAGCCAGGGGCCTGAAGCCCGCCACCATCTACGGGCATCTGGTCAAGGCCATCGCCCTGGGGCATGTCTCGGCTGCGCAGGCGACGGGCCTGAGCCGTGGGCAACTCTCCCGCATCGAGGACAGCATCAGGTCCATGCGGCTGCGCGGTGCGGCCTCGCTTGGCGCGGTGATCGAGGCCCTCGACGGTGAATTCAGCTACGAGATCCTGCGTTGCGTCCAGGCCGGGATGCTGAGGGAACAGGCGGAGCAGGAATGA
- a CDS encoding ABC transporter permease translates to MTLYAFFGALEQGFLYGIMALGVYLTFRILDFPDLTVDGSLPLGASVSAVTITAGHSPYLALALASAAGFLAGAVTAILNTKLKILHLLASILTMISLYSINIRIMGGPNVALLGTQSVLTDLENLGLPLYQLTPVFFFIVAALITSGLIWFLHTEYGQAMLATGDNRQMITSQGVNTDNVIIFGVGLSNALVAFSGALIAQNQGAADVNMGVGTIVAGLASVILGETVFGKATIARACIAVIVGSILYRTAIALALGSKLGSFSFTPSDLNLITAFLVIAALTSPMLKRRFTR, encoded by the coding sequence ATGACCCTCTACGCATTTTTCGGAGCCCTGGAACAGGGTTTTTTATACGGCATCATGGCCCTCGGGGTGTACCTGACCTTTCGCATCCTCGACTTTCCGGACCTGACGGTTGACGGCAGCCTGCCTCTGGGGGCTTCGGTCAGCGCCGTGACCATCACCGCCGGGCACAGCCCGTATCTGGCCCTTGCGCTGGCCTCGGCGGCGGGGTTTCTGGCCGGCGCGGTGACCGCGATCCTGAACACCAAGCTCAAAATCCTGCATCTGCTGGCCTCCATCCTGACCATGATCTCGCTTTATTCCATCAATATCAGGATCATGGGTGGGCCCAACGTAGCGCTTCTGGGCACTCAGTCGGTACTGACGGACCTGGAAAACCTGGGCCTGCCGCTCTATCAGCTCACCCCCGTATTCTTTTTTATTGTCGCGGCCCTCATCACGTCCGGGCTGATCTGGTTCCTGCACACCGAATACGGGCAGGCCATGCTGGCCACCGGCGACAACCGGCAGATGATCACCTCCCAGGGCGTAAACACGGACAACGTCATCATTTTCGGTGTGGGCCTCTCCAACGCCCTGGTCGCCTTCAGCGGGGCGCTCATCGCCCAGAATCAGGGCGCGGCGGATGTGAACATGGGCGTGGGCACCATCGTCGCGGGGCTGGCCTCGGTCATCCTCGGCGAAACGGTCTTCGGCAAGGCGACCATCGCCCGGGCCTGCATCGCCGTCATCGTCGGCTCCATCCTCTACCGCACCGCCATCGCCCTGGCGCTGGGTTCAAAACTCGGCAGCTTCTCCTTCACCCCCAGCGACCTGAACCTGATCACCGCCTTTCTGGTCATCGCGGCCCTGACCTCGCCCATGCTCAAGCGGAGGTTCACCCGATGA
- a CDS encoding virion core protein (lumpy skin disease virus), translating into MGVDNLFFLELIEWFDDSGQEFARRFPQDGSGEIKYGAQMVVRESQAGIFFYNGKAVHVFGPGRHTLKTANIPILNKIMGIPWGLESPLRAEAYMVNTKVFPNLKWGTREPVAFKDSELGLIRLRAYGMFNIQIVQPLLFINSLVGTMGSFTVADLSDYLGKVIVSRFNDYLGENMDTILNLPSRYEAWSAGLRERLQEDFRHFGLSLNQLFINAITPPPEVQKAMDDKTKLGMFDDMNKLMQLKAASAMEKAAANPGSAGESMGLGVGFMMPSLMAQAMQMAGQSATAPAAQANGLKCPECTQPIRQDDKFCPSCGHQLVVFEQCKGCGKNLAPGTRFCPRCGRQAGSVRETAKCPSCGQENLASSTFCNHCGERMG; encoded by the coding sequence ATGGGCGTCGACAATCTTTTCTTTCTTGAGCTCATCGAGTGGTTTGACGACAGCGGTCAGGAATTCGCGCGGCGATTCCCACAGGATGGCTCCGGCGAAATCAAGTACGGCGCGCAGATGGTCGTGCGCGAATCCCAAGCCGGCATCTTCTTCTACAACGGCAAGGCCGTGCATGTCTTCGGACCGGGCAGGCACACCCTGAAGACCGCCAACATCCCAATCCTGAACAAGATCATGGGCATCCCCTGGGGGCTGGAGAGCCCGCTCCGGGCGGAAGCCTACATGGTGAACACCAAGGTCTTCCCCAACCTCAAATGGGGCACCCGGGAGCCGGTGGCTTTCAAGGATTCGGAACTCGGACTCATCCGCCTGCGCGCCTACGGCATGTTCAACATCCAGATCGTGCAGCCCCTGCTCTTCATCAACTCACTGGTCGGCACCATGGGCTCCTTTACCGTGGCCGACTTAAGCGACTACCTGGGCAAGGTCATCGTCTCCAGGTTCAACGATTACCTGGGCGAAAACATGGACACCATCCTGAACCTGCCCAGCCGCTACGAAGCATGGTCCGCGGGCTTGCGGGAACGGCTGCAGGAAGATTTCCGCCATTTCGGGCTGTCGCTGAACCAGCTCTTCATCAACGCCATCACCCCGCCGCCCGAAGTCCAGAAGGCCATGGACGACAAGACCAAGCTCGGCATGTTCGACGACATGAACAAGCTCATGCAGCTCAAGGCCGCGTCCGCCATGGAAAAGGCGGCCGCGAATCCCGGTAGCGCGGGCGAGTCCATGGGGCTCGGGGTAGGCTTCATGATGCCCTCGCTCATGGCCCAGGCCATGCAGATGGCAGGACAATCCGCCACGGCGCCTGCAGCGCAGGCCAACGGCCTGAAGTGCCCGGAATGCACCCAGCCCATCCGCCAGGACGACAAGTTCTGCCCCTCCTGCGGACACCAGCTGGTCGTCTTTGAACAGTGCAAGGGCTGCGGGAAAAACCTGGCCCCGGGCACGCGCTTCTGTCCGCGCTGCGGCAGGCAGGCAGGCAGCGTCCGCGAGACTGCCAAATGTCCGTCCTGCGGTCAGGAAAACCTGGCTTCCTCCACGTTCTGCAATCATTGCGGGGAGCGCATGGGCTGA